The following proteins come from a genomic window of Athalia rosae chromosome 1, iyAthRosa1.1, whole genome shotgun sequence:
- the LOC105691535 gene encoding receptor-type tyrosine-protein phosphatase epsilon-like — protein MEMIFSWTLKCLIATHLISLAINTVGDVVMSRDFITNGEDRQARLTCTTDDDLGTVVWKSYGQNEKRHCANDCCDIQWHLENSKWYRVKYPRIFTWNNRVIGSHSVSTRTENATLSTHPISLAGNHFCIKLAVYLCPQCELVIGLTASSTTARQFSVRNKLIKSGKPIQKKVVLRITLKWIFNGTEYPSAAVLHFRTKLQRNPTTVAGWEISYFRECRQSVTGQTCSLYDNTEKWSESNYKNISCQELSYTTASSMVKWVSPSNSNNISSNLREYLQGNKPDILKLNCSESCKGTFICDESGCVCGPGFTGSDCEDQIDIGSDLEETSKVQLGSTEWFFIFLTIVAVFICLILTFRRILARNIKRTCSTLEQSFAPSQILQLVNKTDSLELCAVTGTAQWNRHPGPVKIKDFEEYVKNSIINGSLSSQFAMFPKRLNKPCEFGALPVNAVKNRYKNILPYDETRVILATDENNCRSDYINANYIGGLENEKAYVATQGPKRETLDDFWRMVWEENSTLICMLTNIQEHRKNKCEQYWPEIGTSHKYGNIVVMTTDQQIFSDYTYRSFRVRCDEQVSRKIEQLHYMAWLDHVIPTHMHSIIAYLKRMLRKRTEGPVIVHCSAGIGRTGTIILCDICLRQAAVNGTVNVLYEFKKLRESRTNMINNELQYVFAHVVLVEYLTMHRSELPCDNQLPLTIEEHKKQVPFHLQRLRNTEWQDQALQHSLISSTPRLPRAEHLAKNRFPELAPDRSALIYLPRYPIHDPNSDYINAVVVDGFTVKRQFLASQLPMPSTLSDLWRLIADQQIQCVIVLQKPDPLDPTCCEIIPGEELVDEVPFINVKTISKTVDDANFEIDELLLTDTWGAEISSQDVTVITCLGWGLGKDGKPPPPEVLVSLWLKSENVRIREQGPTLVLCLDGVTGCGLYLALSFLLERMAVERECDVILAARAVRRSRQEFLQSQEQIEYLYDAAATYITTFEM, from the exons atggaaatgattttttcttggACATTAAAATGTCTGATTGCGACCCATTTAATTTCGCTGGCAATAAACACTGTCGGAGACGTCGTTATGTCGCGCGACTTTATAACAAACGGAGAGGACAGGCAAGCCCGGCTGACTTGTACCACCGACGATGACCTAGGAACAGTCGTTTGGAAAT CGTAcggacaaaatgaaaaaagacacTGTGCGAATGACTGTTGCGACATCCAATGGCatctcgaaaattcaaaatggtaTCGAGTCAAATATCCACGCATATTCACCTGGAATAATCGAGTGATAG GGTCTCATAGTGTGTCCACCAGAACTGAAAATGCCACGCTTTCGACGCATCCAATATCACTGGCTGGGAATCATTTCTGTATTAAACTTGCAGTTTATCTTTGTCCGCAATGCGAATTAGTCATCGGACTGACAGCTTCGAGTACTACTGCACGTCAGTTTTCTGTAAGAAACAAATTGATAAAATCAGGAAAACctatacaaaaaaaagtcgtGCTGCGAATAACTCTGAAGTGGATATTTAATGGTACCGAGTATCCTTCGGCAGCAGTCTTGCATTTCAGGACAAAACTCCAAAGGAACCCCACCACCGTGGCTGGATGGGAGATCAGTTATTTTCGCGAGTGTCGACAATCGG TTACCGGACAGACGTGTAGTTTATACGATAATACGGAGAAGTGGAGTGAAagcaattacaaaaatatctcATGCCAGGAATTATCGTATACCACCGCTAGCTCTATGGTCAAATGGGTCAGCCCGAGTAATTCCAACAATATTTCAAGta ATCTGCGAGAATATCTTCAAGGCAATAAGCCGGACATCCTCAAATTAAACTGCTCCGAATCCTGTAAGGGGACGTTTATTTGCGACGAGTCTGGCTGTGTCTGCGGTCCTGGATTCACGGGCAGCGATTGCGAGG ATCAAATAGACATTGGTTCTGATCTCGAAGAAACCTCAAAGGTTCAATTGGGTTCTACCGAGtggttcttcatttttttaaccaTCGTAGCTGTCTTCATTTGTCTCATCCTCACTTTTCGTAG AATACTTGCACGGAACATCAAACGAACATGTTCAACTCTCGAACAATCATTCGCACCGTcgcaaatcttacaattagtcaatAAAACGGACTCATTAGAACTTTGCGCTGTAACTGGAACAGCTCAATGGAACCGCCATCCGGGCCCCGTTAAAATCAAAGACTTCGAAGAGTAtgttaaaaattcaatcattaATGGATCGCTAAGTTCGCAATTTGCG ATGTTTCCTAAACGATTGAATAAGCCCTGCGAATTTGGAGCACTACCGGTGAATGCAGTGAAAAACCGATACAAGAATATACTACCAT ATGACGAAACGCGAGTTATCTTGGCAACCGATGAGAATAACTGTCGCTCCGACTATATCAACGCGAACTACATCGGG GgcttggaaaatgaaaaggcgTACGTAGCCACGCAGGGTCCAAAACGAGAAACGCTTGACGACTTTTGGAGGATGGTTTGGGAAGAAAATTCTACGTTAATATGCATGCTTACAAATATCCAAGAACATCGAAAG AACAAATGCGAGCAATACTGGCCAGAAATTGGAACAAGTCATAAATACGGTAACATCGTGGTAATGACCACAGACcaacaaatattttcagattacACTTACAGGTCATTTCGCGTTAGATGTGACGAACAAGTATCACGAAAA ATTGAACAACTGCATTACATGGCATGGCTCGATCATGTGATACCAACGCACATGCATTCGATAATAGCCTATCTGAAAAGAATGCTTAGGAAACGAACAGAAGGACCTGTAATCGTTCACTGTAGTGCAGGCATCGGAAGAACCGGTACAATTATTTTATGCGACATATGCTTGCGTCAAGCTGCCGTTAATGGG ACAGTCAACGTCCTTTATGAGTTCAAGAAGTTACGTGAATCTAGAACGAACATGATAAACAATGAACTGCAATATGTATTCGCTCATGTGGTTCTAGTAGAATATTTGACAATGCATCGAAGCGAACTACCCTGCGACAATCAGCTGCCCCTAACTATAGAAGAGCACAAAAAGCAAGTGCCGTTTCACCTACAAAG ACTTCGTAACACCGAGTGGCAAGATCAGGCCTTGCAACACTCCCTGATATCGTCGACGCCGAGACTACCGCGGGCTGAACACCTTGCGAAAAACAGATTTCCGGAACTTGCACCAG ATCGCTCTGCTCTGATATACCTGCCACGATATCCAATACACGATCCCAACAGTGATTACATCAACGCCGTTGTCGTCGACGGGTTTACAGTTAAAAGGCAATTTTTGGCATCGCAATTACCAATGCCCTCAACCCTATCTGACTTATGGAGATTGATAGCCGATCAGCAAATACAATGCGTCATAGTTTTACAGAAACCTGACCCGCTTGATCCC ACATGTTGTGAGATCATCCCCGGTGAAGAACTAGTTGATGAAGTACCATTCATAAATgtgaaaacaatttcaaaaacGGTCGACGatgcaaattttgaaattgacgaattgCTGCTTACCGACACATGGGGG GCCGAAATAAGCTCTCAGGACGTAACTGTTATCACATGCCTAGGATGGGGTTTAGGAAAAGATGGCAAACCACCGCCCCCCGAAGTATTGGTTTCGCTTTGGTTGAAATCGGAAAACGTTCGCATTCGAGAACAAGGGCCAACTCTCGTTCTTTGCCT cGACGGTGTCACTGGCTGTGGTCTCTACCTGGCTCTGAGTTTCCTGCTGGAACGAATGGCTGTGGAACGGGAATGTGATGTTATTCTGGCAGCGCGTGCCGTTCGCCGTTCGAGACAAGAATTTTTACAGTCACAg GAACAAATTGAGTACCTTTATGACGCAGCAGCGACATACATCACAACTTTCGAAATGTAA
- the LOC105691551 gene encoding RNA-binding protein 45 isoform X2, with amino-acid sequence MADHRDREAYYSQSDPRSKNDDPPNSRLFVICHKSLEEDDLRKAFEKFGKIEDIWVVKDRNTGENKGVTYIKFSKTSEAAFALEEMNGKMLGNVGRPIKVMIASNRDQGSVRETNEEERWVRLFCVLPKSMTDGELQQEFSKFGAIDYVTVVKDRITNDSKGFGYVKFRKVSSAAKAFEECDRKYKAVFAEPKKPKPDHSDLKYNNGISASYDNHGGGYGSSNFGKSSISLEIATNYPNAEGYTRLQVIAHPALNQDQLWRLFDIVPGLDYCHLKMDMRYRMPRGQATVVYSNSSAAAYAREKFHGFEYPPGHRMIVKPDVTGGSPQRNTAKAGTSNSAGLAGTRTDLAHLAETIAQATSLIQAAGLTAPSLEHTVNIKLPPVEPMASIDAEIAKRCFIVCGPPVPPIYAMKDAFCRFGNLIDVYMLPGKNCGYAKYASAVSADEAIKTLHGQEICGSRLKVLEAEERNVGDDRRKRLRMDEDEN; translated from the exons ATGGCTGATCACAGAGATCGTGAGGCGTATTATTCTCAGTCTGATCCACGTTCGAAAAACGACGACCCACCGAACTCGCGactttttgttatttgccACAAAAGTTTGGAAGAAGATGATCTCCGAAAAGCCTTtgaaaagtttggaaaaattgaggatatttGGGTTGTCAAGGATCGCAATACTGGCGAAAACAAGG GGGTTACCtacatcaaattttcaaagacgtCCGAAGCCGCCTTTGCTCTGGAggaaatgaatggaaaaatgctGGGAAATGTTGGGCGGCCGATCAAAGTTATGATTGCATCGAA CCGAGATCAAGGATCGGTTAGAGAAACAAATGAAGAGGAGAGATGGGTGCGTTTATTTTGTGTGTTGCCAAAGTCGATGACAGATGGTGAACTGCAACAggaattttctaaatttggTGCTATAGATTATGTAACGGTTGTTAAAGACAGAATTACGAATGATTCCAAAGGTTTTGGCTACGTAAAGTTCCGAAAAGTATCAAGCGCGGCAAAGGCGTTTGAGGAATGTGACAGAAAGTACAAAGCTGTCTTTGCTGAACCAAAGAAGCCAAAACCGGATCACAGCGATTTGAAATATAACAATGGTATATCTGCTTCCTACGATAACCATGGAGGAGGATACGGGTCCAGTAACTTTGGTAAAAGTAGTATCAGCTTAGAAATTGCGACTAACTATCCAAATGCGGAAGGGTACACACGGCTACAAGTCATAGCACATCCAGCGCTTAACCAAGATCAGTTATGGAGACTTTTTGACATTGTTCCTGGATTAGATTACTGTCATTTAAAAATGGATATGAGATACCGAATGCCCCGAGGACAAGCTACCGTAGTTTACTCAAATTCCAGTGCTGCTGCTTATGCCAGAGAAAAGTTCCACGGCTTTGAATATCCACCTGGGCATAGGATGATTGTAAAACCTGATGTTACGGGGGGAAGCCCACAAAGGAATACAGCTAAAGCTGGTACTTCAAACTCAGCTGGTTTAGCTGGTACCAGAACAGACTTGGCCCACTTAGCTGAGACAATTGCGCAGGCTACATCATTGATCCAAGCAGCAGGTCTCACAGCACCAA GTCTGGAACATACAGTGAATATAAAGCTTCCACCAGTTGAACCAATGGCCAGTATCGATGCAGAAATTGCAAAACGATGTTTTATCGTATGTGGACCACCCGTGCCTCCAATCTATGCTATGAAAGATGCTTTTTGTAGATTCGGCAACTTGATTGATGTGTATATGCTACCGGGAAAGAATTGTGGATATGCCAAATACGCATCTGCAGTTAGTGCTGACGAAGCTATCAAG ACATTACATGGTCAGGAAATTTGTGGATCCCGTTTGAAGGTGTTGGAAGCTGAGGAAAGGAACGTTGGGGATGACCGCCGAAAACGACTACGAATGgacgaagatgaaaattga
- the LOC105691551 gene encoding RNA-binding protein 45 isoform X1 yields MADHRDREAYYSQSDPRSKNDDPPNSRLFVICHKSLEEDDLRKAFEKFGKIEDIWVVKDRNTGENKGVTYIKFSKTSEAAFALEEMNGKMLGNVGRPIKVMIASNRDQGSVRETNEEERWVRLFCVLPKSMTDGELQQEFSKFGAIDYVTVVKDRITNDSKGFGYVKFRKVSSAAKAFEECDRKYKAVFAEPKKPKPDHSDLKYNNGISASYDNHGGGYGSSNFGKSSISLEIATNYPNAEGYTRLQVIAHPALNQDQLWRLFDIVPGLDYCHLKMDMRYRMPRGQATVVYSNSSAAAYAREKFHGFEYPPGHRMIVKPDVTGGSPQRNTAKAGTSNSAGLAGTRTDLAHLAETIAQATSLIQAAGLTAPSVSPLVSGLEHTVNIKLPPVEPMASIDAEIAKRCFIVCGPPVPPIYAMKDAFCRFGNLIDVYMLPGKNCGYAKYASAVSADEAIKTLHGQEICGSRLKVLEAEERNVGDDRRKRLRMDEDEN; encoded by the exons ATGGCTGATCACAGAGATCGTGAGGCGTATTATTCTCAGTCTGATCCACGTTCGAAAAACGACGACCCACCGAACTCGCGactttttgttatttgccACAAAAGTTTGGAAGAAGATGATCTCCGAAAAGCCTTtgaaaagtttggaaaaattgaggatatttGGGTTGTCAAGGATCGCAATACTGGCGAAAACAAGG GGGTTACCtacatcaaattttcaaagacgtCCGAAGCCGCCTTTGCTCTGGAggaaatgaatggaaaaatgctGGGAAATGTTGGGCGGCCGATCAAAGTTATGATTGCATCGAA CCGAGATCAAGGATCGGTTAGAGAAACAAATGAAGAGGAGAGATGGGTGCGTTTATTTTGTGTGTTGCCAAAGTCGATGACAGATGGTGAACTGCAACAggaattttctaaatttggTGCTATAGATTATGTAACGGTTGTTAAAGACAGAATTACGAATGATTCCAAAGGTTTTGGCTACGTAAAGTTCCGAAAAGTATCAAGCGCGGCAAAGGCGTTTGAGGAATGTGACAGAAAGTACAAAGCTGTCTTTGCTGAACCAAAGAAGCCAAAACCGGATCACAGCGATTTGAAATATAACAATGGTATATCTGCTTCCTACGATAACCATGGAGGAGGATACGGGTCCAGTAACTTTGGTAAAAGTAGTATCAGCTTAGAAATTGCGACTAACTATCCAAATGCGGAAGGGTACACACGGCTACAAGTCATAGCACATCCAGCGCTTAACCAAGATCAGTTATGGAGACTTTTTGACATTGTTCCTGGATTAGATTACTGTCATTTAAAAATGGATATGAGATACCGAATGCCCCGAGGACAAGCTACCGTAGTTTACTCAAATTCCAGTGCTGCTGCTTATGCCAGAGAAAAGTTCCACGGCTTTGAATATCCACCTGGGCATAGGATGATTGTAAAACCTGATGTTACGGGGGGAAGCCCACAAAGGAATACAGCTAAAGCTGGTACTTCAAACTCAGCTGGTTTAGCTGGTACCAGAACAGACTTGGCCCACTTAGCTGAGACAATTGCGCAGGCTACATCATTGATCCAAGCAGCAGGTCTCACAGCACCAA GTGTGTCTCCTTTGGTTTCAGGTCTGGAACATACAGTGAATATAAAGCTTCCACCAGTTGAACCAATGGCCAGTATCGATGCAGAAATTGCAAAACGATGTTTTATCGTATGTGGACCACCCGTGCCTCCAATCTATGCTATGAAAGATGCTTTTTGTAGATTCGGCAACTTGATTGATGTGTATATGCTACCGGGAAAGAATTGTGGATATGCCAAATACGCATCTGCAGTTAGTGCTGACGAAGCTATCAAG ACATTACATGGTCAGGAAATTTGTGGATCCCGTTTGAAGGTGTTGGAAGCTGAGGAAAGGAACGTTGGGGATGACCGCCGAAAACGACTACGAATGgacgaagatgaaaattga
- the LOC105691606 gene encoding 6-phosphogluconate dehydrogenase, decarboxylating translates to MTEPVADIALIGLAVMGQNLILNMNDHGFIVCAYNRTTDKVKSFLENEAKGTKVLGAFSLEEMVQKLKLPRRVMLLVKAGPAVDAFIEKLVPLLSSGDIIIDGGNSEYQDTQRRTEELEKKGLLFVGSGVSGGEDGARYGPSLMPGGNPKAWPHIKPIFQAICAKSNGEPCCDWVGETGAGHFVKMVHNGIEYGDMQLISEAYHIMRNGLGLNPQEMSDVFGQWNKGVLDSFLIEITRDILKYKDEKGYLLERIRDTAGQKGTGKWTAIAALDYGIPVTLIGESVFSRCLSSLQSERIEASSVLEGPNSLYQGDKKQFIEHLGKALYASKIISYAQGFMLLREAAKVHNWNLNYGGIALMWRGGCIIRSAFLGNIKQAFDKNPKLTNLLLDEFFANAMKECQASARVVVATAVTLGIPTPALSTALAFYDGYRTARLPANLLQAQRDYFGAHTYELLGAEGKFVHTNWTGHGGNVSASTYDA, encoded by the exons ATGACAGAACC TGTAGCAGATATTGCCTTGATCGGCCTCGCTGTGATGGGACAGAACTTGATCTTAAATATGAATGATCATGGATTCATTGTATGCGCCTACAACCGCACAACAGACAAAGTCAAATCGTTTTTAGAAAATGAAGCCAAAGGCACAAAAGTCCTTGGTGCTTTCAGCTTGGAAGAGATGGTTCAAAAGCTAAAATTGCCACGTCGTGTCATGTTATTAGTAAAAG cTGGCCCCGCTGTGGATGCTTTCATTGAGAAGTTAGTACCACTCTTGTCATCTGGAGATATCATTATTGACGGAGGTAATTCTGAGTACCAAGACACTCAGAGGCGTACTGAAGAACTTGAGAAAAAGGGGCTTCTTTTTGTTGGTAGTGGTGTTAGTGGAGGAGAGGATGGTGCCAGATATGGTCCATCACTTATGCCAGGGGGTAACCCTAAAGCTTGGCCTCACATCAAGCCTATTTTTCAG GCAATTTGTGCTAAGTCTAATGGAGAGCCTTGCTGTGATTGGGTAGGAGAAACCGGTGCTGGACACTTTGTAAAAATGGTTCACAATGGAATTGAGTATGGCGATATGCAGTTGATTAGTGAAGCATATCATATCATGAGAAACGGACTGGGGCTTAATCCACAAGAAATGAGTGATGTTTTTGGTCAATGGAATAAGGGGGTGCTTGACTCCTTCCTGATTGAAATCACCAGAGATATTTTGAAGTATAAAGACGAAAAAGGATACCTTTTAGAAAGGATCAGAGATACGGCTGGACAGAAGGGTACGGGAAAATGGACAGCCATCGCTGCTCTGGATTATGGCATCCCCGTTACTCTAATCGGAGAATCTGTATTCTCGAGGTGCCTTTCCTCTTTACAAAGTGAAAGAATAGAAGCCAGCTCTGTCTTGGAAGGACCGAACAGTCTTTATCAAGGtgataaaaaacaattcataGAACATCTTGGAAAAGCACTCTACGCATCAAAAATCATCTCATATGCCCAAGGGTTTATGCTTCTAAGAGAAGCTGCTAAAGTCCATAATTGGAACCTCAATTATGGGGGTATCGCTCTCATGTGGAGAGGTGGATGCATTATTAGAAG CGCTTTCTTGGGTAATATTAAACAGGCTTTCGATAAAAATCCAAAGTTGACGAATCTGTTACTTGACGAATTTTTCGCTAACGCAATGAAAGAATGTCAAGCCAGTGCTAGGGTGGTTGTTGCAACAGCCGTCACCCTCGGGATACCAACACCAGCTCTCTCTACTGCCTTAGCATTCTATGATGGATATAGAACCGCACGTCTCCCGGCAAATTTGCTGCAGGCCCAGCGGGATTATTTCGGTGCTCACACGTATGAGTTACTTGGTGCAGAAGGGAAATTTGTGCACACTAACTGGACAGGTCATGGAGGGAATGTATCCGCATCCACCTATGACGCGTAG